Below is a window of Herminiimonas arsenicoxydans DNA.
GGGGCTGGTGACTTCTATCTGAGGATAAATGCGTATCGTTGTGGATGATGGGTGCGCGTACCGGAATGGACGCCACGCGGCTTACTTCCTGGCCGCGCGAGATGCCTTGTTGCACGGCCTTCAAGAGTTTTTGCAGCGAGATCGGTTTTTCCAGAAAGTTGAGCGCGCCTATGCGGGTTGCTTCGACTGCTGTGTCGATCGTCGCGTGGCCGGACATCATGATGACCGGCATGGTCAGCAAGCCATCGCGTTGCCATTCCTTGAGCAGCGTCACGCCGTCAGTATCGGGCATCCAGATATCCAGCAAAACCAGATCCGGCTTGGCCGCAGCACGCAGTTCACGCGCCTGCTGTGCATTTTCTGCTGTTGCTACGACATGTCCTTCATCTCCCAGGATTTCCGACAGCAACTCCCGTATTCCCATTTCGTCATCAACAACTAGAATATTGGCCATCTGTTCACCTCCCTCATCATGATCGTCATCCTCTTTTGCAAGTCCTGTAGTCAGACTTTGTCAGGAGGATAACTTTAACAGCAAAATTGCCACTTTTGCACCATTTGTGCTGGTCCTGTTTTTGATGTCGATACGTCCACCGTGTTCCTCAATAATTTTTTTCACCATTGCAAGACCCAGACCCGTACCGCGCGGTTTGGATGTGATATAGGGTTCAAATGCATGCGCGAGAATTTTCGGCGAGAAGCCGGGGCCGGTATCGGTAATCGACAGTTGTACCGCATTGCTCACGGTGCCATCCGAACTTCTATAATGGATTTCTTCCGTAATAATATCAATACGTGCAGTCGATTCCTGCCTGATCTGATCGGCCACTGCATCCTGCGCATTTTGCAATAGATTGTGTATGACCTGACGCAGTTGCGTCGCGTCGCCCATGACCAGCGGTAATCCTTCGGCCAGTCTAGCGTGAATGATGTCGCGCTCGTCGCCCGTCTGATAGAGATGCAGAATTTCTTCAATCAGCGCATTCAGATCCAGTGGCGACAATACGGCGGGTGGCGTTTTGGCGTAGTCGCGGAAATCGTCGACCATGCGCTGCATCGCCGATACCTGGTTGACGATGGTGGCAGTACTGCGCTCTAGTATCCGGGCATCCTGTTCGTTCAGCTTGCCTTCCAGTTTCATCTGCAGACGTTCGGCGGAGAGTTGAATTGGCGTCAGCGGATTCTTGATTTCATGCGCCAGGCGTCGCGCGACTTCGCCCCAGGCGATCGAACGCTGCGCTGAAATGACATCGGAAATATCATCGAACACCACTACATAGCCGCTATCCCTGGCGGCCGGCAGGCGCGAACCGCGCGCCAGCAATGAGATATCGTTTTCTGCTTCGGCGCCACCCATGCGACGCGGCACATCGATCTGATGCTGCCAATGCAAATTGCCGGTATCGGCGCCGCCGGCGGCAGATTGCGCGCTTTGTTCCGAAAAGGATTGCGTGATCACTTGTGCAAATGCACTCAGGCCATCGATCTCTTGCAAGGGTTTGCCGATATGCTGGGCAAAATCATGCTGCAGAATACGCTCCACCGATTCGTTGCAGGTGACCAGCTTGAAATTGCGATCCAGCACCATCACGCCGGCCGACATATTCGCCAGCACTGACTCCAGATAGCCTTTGGCGTTTTCCAGTTCGGCGCGATTTTTCTCCACCGAGGCGCGTGCATCGGACAGTTGGCGCGTCATCATATTGAAGGATTGCGTCAACGTGCCGAGCTCGTCGGAGGTGGTGACGATAGGACGCGGAGAGAGATTGCCTTCCGCGACAGCCTTGGTTCCCTCTGCCAGCAGCAACAGCGGTTTGGCCAGGTCGCTGGCGATCAGGAAGGCGCCGGCAATGGCGCCGAAAATTGCCAGCAGCAATGTCAGCGTCAGTGTCACGATATAGATTTTGCGCAAGCCGGTACGAGCGAGATAGCGTTCCTGATATTCACTATAAGCCACGCGCAATGCTTCTGCATTCGCAGCCAGTTGTTCCGGTACCGGCTGCAGCAATTGCAGATAACGCGATTCGGATTGCAGCGACAACTCCTTGCTGGAATTTGGAATCGCAATGACCACGCGCAGGCGCAGGCTGTTCGCAGGATTGGCGGCAGAGGCGGTAATAGTATTGGTTTTGGCGTTGCTGGCGGAGGGGCTGTTGTCCTGAAAATCCGTGTTGCCCTCGATGACGGCGTAAGCGCGTGTCAGGCGCGCCTGTCGCAGCATTGCCGCAGTCGGAAGATCCGGCAGCAGCGCACTGAGTTGCGAGCCGGAACTGGCAATCATCTGACCGTTGCTGCTGACAATGACTGCTTCCAGCATCGAATTCTGATCGCGCAGGCGCGACAGCTGTGTGATCTGGGTCGCTTCCGATGCGTCTGATAATTCCAGCGCCATGCTGCGCGCCTTGATTCGCAACTCATCGAGCGAGGAATCGAGTGCGGAGCGGCCGAGGTTGAGGCCGGATTCCAGCGCGGATTCGACGCGTACGTCAAACCACGATTCAATCGAGCGCGAAACGAATTGCACGGACACCGTGTAGATCACTGCCCCCGGCAGGATGCCTATCATGGCGAATAACAGGACCAGCCGGGCCATCAGTTTGGAACCGAACTTGCCACGCTTGTAGCGTTTGTACAGACGTATCAGCAACAGGGTAACCAGACCCAGCAATGCGGCGGCGACGACGGCATTGAGAATCAGCAGCCACGGATAGTTCCGTTCAAACAGGTTGGAATTTTCAGATGCGGAAGCGAGCAGAAACAACAAGATGCTGATAACGGCCCCGCCAACAACCAGTAAATAGCGAAGCAGCCGTGTCACTGCGGTTCCACCGTATAGATGAAGTGCTTCCAGTTGGAAGACAGGCGCCAGTCGCTGCTATTGAGCGCGTGTACCTGGAACGGTTTCGGCAACTGGGCGACGTCGAGCTGCATGCGCACTGCAACCGCATAGGACTGCCCGGGTTTCAATGCGTTTTTGTCGGCCACTACCCAGCGATTGGGACGGCGTACCAGCGACAGAGCGTCGTCCAGTGTCTGGAAGCTTTGTTGCAGACGGCCGGTAATGGCCGCGTGATACTGGCGTGTCAATACGTTGTACGAGATGCGGATGGTTTGCGAGTCGACAATTTCCTTTGAATCAAACCAGTACCAGCGCGGTTTGGTGATTTCGATTTCCGTCGTGAAGTACAGCGGAATGCCACGCGTCAGCGCATCTTCCAGTCCGCGGTTCAAATTGAAGACGAAGGTGGCGGAGAGCCGGTAGCCTTGAGCGCTGTCTTCCAGGTGCGCTTGTTCGATTTCAATGCCATCGGCTGCACGTGCATAATCCAGTTGCAGCGAGAACGCCAGCAATAAGGTAGTGCACAACCAGTAGAAAGGAATGAAAAGTTTTTGTTTCACGCGTGAGAGCAGAACAATCGCCTGGCAGGTTGAAAAAGTAAGTGGAAAGGTCAAGTTCCGGATTTTTGAAACAGGGCGTAAAACAGGCCGTCATGGTCATCTTCTGCATTGGCCGTCGGCAGCAACTGACCGGGCGCCGGCAATCGGATGGCACGATTACGTACTGCGAACGCCGCTGCCTGCGCTTCCGATTCCTGCGGCCACAACGAGCAAGTCACAAACAGCAATTTACCATCGGCTTGCAGCATCTGCCAAAGGTTGTCGAGAATTTGTGCTGAAATCGCCGCTAGTTGTACTGCATCGCTTTTGCGCCGCAGCCAGCGAATATCCGGGTGCCGTCGCACGATGCCGGATGCAGTACACGGCACGTCGGCCAGAATGCGCTCGAAGGGTTTGCCATCCCACCAGCTATTACCGGTGGCATCGCCAACCAGTAAAGAGGCGTTCAATTGCAGGCGCTGTAAATTTTCGGTGATGCGTGGCAGGCGGCGCTCATCGCTATCGAGCGCGGTGAGTTCAACTACGGCAGTTTCCAGAATGTGTCCGCTTTTGCCGCCCGGTGCGGCGCATGCATCGAGCACGCGCATGCCGTCGCGCAGATCGAGCAGGGGCGCGGCAAGCTGGGCCGCCGCATCCTGTACCGATACCAGGCCGTCGCTGAAGCCGGGAATCTGATTCACCGGCGTGGGTTGCGCCAGGCGCACGGCGACCGGGCCGATCAAGGTGGCGGCTATACCTTGTTGCGCCAGCAGGGCGAGATAATCGCTGACGCTGATTTTGCGTTGATTGACACGCAGGGTCAGCGGCGGCGCGGCATTGCCGGCTTCGAGTATGGCCTGCCAATCACGCGGATACGCGGAGCGCATGCGATCTATCCACCAGTCCGGATAATTCCAGCGCGCCAGTTGCGTGCCGGCCGCACTTTTCATCAGTGCATCCCGTTCGCGCAAAAAGCGGCGCAGGATCGCGTTGACCATCCCCTTGGCGTGCGCCATGTCGGTATCGGCGGCAGCGGCCGTGACGGCTTGATCGACTACCGTAAATGCGCTGTAGCGTGCGCCCGAGACCGCTTCTTCAGGGTCGGAAATCAAGGCCAGCGCGCAGCATAGCAAACCATGCAGGATAGGCGGTTCGGTTTGCTTGGTCGTCATCGCATTGAGCAAGGCTTCGGCACGGCCGATGTGACGCATGCAATGATAGGAAATATCCTGAATCGCACCGCGCGCCTGCGGCGTGGCATTAGTTTGCGCAAAAATCCGGGCCAGCGACTGCGGCAGTGCGATGCCGCGGCCGACATCGGCCACCGCCTGGGCTGCGCCGTGCAAGGTAAAGGAAAGCGAATCCGGTTTTAAATGTATGGTTGTCACGTTGGATATGGGTTGGAGCCGGGTGTGTGCCATGCAAGACCGCAGCCACGTTGCCGTGGCGCATGGTTTCTGAATTTTCAATGGTGTGATTGTAACGGCGCCAGCCGGTGTGCGCGCATCGCGGCGGGATAAATTGCGGAAGTTTCTTGTTTTTGTGTGCAGAGTGTATGCCGGCAGTGTCTGATCGCAACGGATAGGTTTGTTGTGCCGGTAACAGGAAGGATGCAAGCGGAGTCAGTTTTGCAATGGCAACTGCTCCGCTTTTATCATTTTATGCAACCCTGCTTCAGGGCGCATGTCTGGTATCGTCTAGACACCCCACATCACATCCCGGTTTTCCGCCCGTGCGGCACGCAGCATTTCCAGTAGCGGATAGGCGCGTGTTGAAAAATGAACGGCTTCCGGTTGTTCGTGCTCGTTATCGTCGCCGTCTTCGCCATGATGGGCGACGATATCACGCTTCACCGCTTCGGACGCAAAATGCGCCTTGCTTTCGGTTATTTCGCCTTCCAGCAATTTGATGGCGTTGTCCGTTTCTGCTGCGGTGATGACGCCGCGTTTAGGATCTTTATGCAGAAGATCGAAAATGCGTTTGGCATGTTCTTCATACATCATTACCTCGGCGGCAGCTTTGGATTTGAACGTGATTAACATGGGCAGTCTCCTTCAGGTTGACTATGACAAAACGATAGCACGATTTCAATATGGGCTCTAGCGTTGTTATGCATGCGCAGCTTTACGTTCATCATACAGATTTGGACAGTGATCAATCGCTGTTAATTCAATTTGAACGACTGGAAAAATGTATCGACAATATCGCGTCCGACGGCTTTTTCGGGGCCCGTTACAACGAGTTGGTACACGCGTTTTTCCTTGGCAATGAAACGCGCAAACAGAATGCGTGTTTGACCGTTCGCGGCGGGCCCGGTCGCTTCTATTTCAGTGACGGCCACGGTGCCTGGCGCCTGCATCGATTGCGGCATCGTCAATACTTTTTCCTGACTGATCTTGCCGCTGATGTTGTTGACCAGTGCGGTTTTCATCGCGGCGGCGGAAACCTGTGCCTGCGTGGCATCGCTCAATTCGGCAGTGCCGACGGCGAATGTCACGCCGTCGACTTCCGATGCAACCATCGTCATCGAGGCGGGAATGCCGTTCAAATCGATCTTGCGTGAAAATGTGGTCGGCTTGGTCGGCAGGGCGATGACATAGCTGGCGTTATCGCTGTGCACTTCGCGCCAGTCGTATTTGGGCGAGCAGGCAGACAGGAAAAGAACTGTTGCTACAAGGGTGGCATGACGGAACAGTGCGAGTGGAAGTTTCATGTGGATGTAAATCGGATGCGATGTGAACATGGTACACCGCGACTGTCGCTATTTTCTGCATCGATTTAAAATTGCAGGCGCGCGGAATGCTTGCCGTGTCGCCAAGCGCGTAGAATCTGCCCGGATTCTGAAGGCGTATCATTCATTTCAAAATGTGTCATAAGGCGTACATCGATGGGAAAATTGCTGGCGATTGACGGTTTGAATATCGTGCGGCGCGTGTACGAAGCCAATGTGGAACCGGATACGGCGGCCAAGGCGGACGCTGCCTTGCGTCATTCACTGGCCTCGTTCAGAAAACTACTGGCGACGCATCAACCCACGCATGTGCTGCCGGCCTTCGATTTTGGCGGTCATACATGGCGTCACGATCTGTATCCGCAATATCGCGAAAAGCGCGAGCCGATGCCGGAAGTTTTAAGGGAGCGCCTGCCGGATTTTTATGCGCAACTTTCCGCGCTCGGCCTCAAGGTCATCTCCGCTCCAGAAGTGGAAGCCGATGATGTCATTGCAACGGGCGTCATGCGCTGGCTGGGTGAAGGTCGCGGTGATGCTGTCATTGCTTCCACCGACAAGGATTTGCATGTGCTGATTGCACATGGCGCGGTGATCTGGGATCACTTTAAAAGCGAATGGCACGACAGCAAATGGGTAGAGGAAAAATTCGGCGTGCCGCCGGAAATGCTGGCCGATTTGCTGGCCTTGATGGGCGATGTATCCGACAGTATTCCCGGCGTTTCCAAAGTGGGTGTCAAGACCGCTGCCAAGCTGCTGCAAAGCTACGGCAATATCGAACGCATCATGGCGGGTGCGGGTATCCTCAAGGATGGTCTGGGCGAAAGACTGCGCAAGGATAGTGCGCAGCTCGCGATTTCCCGCCAACTGGTTGAATTGAAAACCGATGTGCGTATGGGCGTGACATGGAACATGCTGGCATTTGATTCTGCGCAATTTGCCTGATACGCCACGCATGCAAACCTGCGGCCACCAATCAACTCTCATTATTGAAACGAATTTTTATGACTGAAGCCGATCAACGTTATATGGTCCAGCAACGCAAAATGGCAGCTGGGGAAAAGGATGCGCCCGTGTACGCCAAAACCATGCGCAGCAAGGAAGGTGTTTTCGAAGGCGTATCTTTTATCCGCAATCGCGAAAAGGCATCCGTGATGACGTTGGCAGAAGCGCAAGAAGCGGTGGCATGGGCCAAGAAGAAAAAGCCGCTGGCAGTCTTGTATGAAACCAGCATTATTCCCGCAGAATAAAAAGCCTTGAGTTGTTAAGCGCTCGTTGCAGGGACAAGGGGGAAGATAGTGTATTTCTGGGTAAGGACAGGCATGAACTTGAAGATACGGCACGTACTTGTCGGTAGTGCGCTTGCTTGCGCTGCCTGAGCTGTGATGCTGCCTGTTCAGGCATCCTCTCCCGACGCATGGAAAGTTTTATACGATGCGACGGCGACTGCCTGTGTGAAGCAAAGTGGCTTGAAGAAGCCCAGGGTAATCGAAGGTCCCGTGTTGTTTTCGAATGTCATTCTGTACAAGATCAAGGGGACTTGGCAGCAAGCTCACATGAAGGGGAGAGCCGGCAAAGTCTACTGTCTGCATCCCTATCCAAATGGCGAGCCTGAAATTGTTGATGCGCCTTAGTTGGTTTTGTCGGGCATGTTCGTGAAGTTATCACTACAGGCCCTGCGCCTACTGTTCGCGCAAGGCCCGTCTGTATTGAATCGCTTCCGCCACATGCGCTTGGCGGATGATGGACGCGCCGTCCAGGTCGGCTATCGTGCGTGCGACTTTCAATACGCGATGGTAGGCGCGCGCCGACCAGTTCAGGCGTGTCATTGCGGTGCGCAACAACTGTTCACCCGCCTCATCCGGTTTGCAATGGCTATCCATTTCGCTGCTAGACAACAAGTGATTGTGTTTTCCCTGCCGCGATAATTGGCGTGTGGATGCGTGTGCAACGCGCGCTGCGACATGCTCCGATGATTCACCGGTCGATTGCTTGAGTAAATCTTCATGCGCGAGTGCACCGACTTGAATTTGCATGTCGATACGATCCAGCAAGGGGCCGGAAATTTTTCCTTGATAGCGTGTGATGACATCCGGCGTGCAGCGGCACTTGTTTGAGGGGTGGCCGAGATAGCCGCATGGACAGGGGTTCATCGCTGCAAGCAGCTGGAACCGGGCCGGGAAATCCGCTTGTCGCGCGGCGCGTGAAATGGTGATCTGTCCCGATTCCAGCGGTTCGCGCAATACTTCCAGCACGGCGCGGCTGAACTCCGGAAGTTCGTCGAGAAACAGCACGCCGCGATGCGCGAGCGAGATTTCTCCAGGGCGCGGCGTGCCGCCACCGCCAACCAGCGCGACACCGGATGCCGTGTGATGTGGGGATCTGTATGGTCGTACTTTCCAGCGCGCGGTGGTGAAGCCGCTGGTGAGCGAGAGTACGGCTGCCGATTCCAGCGCTTCCTCATCCGTCATCGGCGGCAGGATGCCGGCAAAGCGGGCCGCCAGCATCGACTTCCCGGTGCCCGGCGGCCCGACCATCAGCATACTGTGACCGCCGGCGGCGGCAACTTCCAGTGCGCGTTTTGCCTGCGCCTGCCCTTTTACATCGGCCAGATCCGGGTAGCTCGGGCGGGTGCTGATCAATGTGGCAATGTGGCGCGTCAGACGCGCATCGGAATCCGGGGCGGCAAAGTGGGCGCAAACCTGCAATAGGGAATCGGCGGGCAGTATCGTGACGTCGCGCACCAGCGCGGCTTCGTCTGCGTTCATGCGCGGCAAAATGAACGCGCGTGGCGGAGCGTTTTTATCGCTGTTGCGATGGATCGCAAAGGTCATTGCCAGTGCGCCGCGTATCGGTCGCAGTTCGCCCGATAGCGACAATTCGCCGGCAAATTCGTATTCTGTCAGTGCATCGCCGGGGATCTGGCCCGATGCGGCAAGTATGCCGAGTGCGATAGGCAGATCGAAGCGGCCGGATTCCTTGGGCAGATCGGCCGGTGCCAGGTTGACGGTGATTCTGCGGGCAGGAAACTCAAAACCGGCGTTCTGCAAGGCGGCGCGCACGCGATCCTTGGATTCCTTGACCTCGGTTTCCGGTAAACCAACGATGGTGAATTGCGGCAGTCCATTTGCCAGATGGACTTCTACTGTCACTTCCGGTGCGAGCATGCCCGCCAGTGCGCGACTCTTCAGGACAGCCAGGCTCATGAAATTCCTTTTTAGGATTCAGTGTGCAATTGTTGCCGCAATCAGTGTTTGCCGTGTCTGCTGTGTTCAAGAAGGGTAATGGCGGCTTTCACGATCGCGAACATCAGCGCCCGCTCCTTGCTTGGATGATCCGAAATATGCACGATAGTTGTGCCGATATGGATGGCCTTGCCATGCGGATCGTCAGGTAGGTGCTGGTAAGCAATGTTCAGTTCGTATTCTGCAAGCAAGGGGCCACAGGCTTGCCAGTCGCGCGTCCATTTGGGCAAGACGGTGGCGTTTTCCCACAAGGAGCCTGCACTTTCGCAAAACTCTTCGACATTGTGATGACCCAGCAGTTGCGCCAGATGGCGCTCCTTGGATACGCAACTGCGGAAATATTCTTCATCGCTCATACGCATGGCGCCACCTGTTCCCGAGATATTTCAACAGACCACCCTTGCTGGCCGTAGTCCTACGCTTGTTTTTTCATTTGCGCTTCCAGTGCCGCGACCTGCGCTTCCAGTGCCTCCAGTTTGGCGCGGGTAGTGGCAAGTACTTGTGCCTGGGTGTCGAACTCTTCACGCGTGACCAGATCCAGTTTGGAAAACCCCTGCCCCATCATCGCCTTCACATTCTTTTCTATATCCTTGACGGGTGAGTTTTCCAGCACTTGATTGATCTTTTCTTGCATGTCGTTAAAAAAATTGAACTTGTCCATACTGAACCTCTTAAAAAATGAATTATTTAGCACCAATAAAGTGCAACCCATATGAATGTGCGCTAGGAAAGTGCATATTTAAAGATGGGTATGCGCCCAAATAGTATTGGACAACGATTAATAGTAAAAATGATAATACATCATGCTTAAAAAAGCTGGCATGAGTCCTGCTAAATGTAGTCCGAGGACAACCAATTCTGGTTCTATATTTAACTTTAAGGGGAATATCATGAAAAAACTGATTCTTGCCGCCGCAGTAATGAGCGTGTTTGCTGGCAGCCTGGCTCACGCAGAAGACGTCATTCCGGAACACACGTTTACCGGCAATGTGACGTTGGCGACCGACTATCGTTTTCGCGGTCTTTCCCAAACATTTAAAGAGCCTACCATCCAGGGCGGTTTCGACTATGCGCATTCGAGCGGCTTCTACGTCGGCAACTGGAACTCGAATGTAGATACCAGCGCGATCAATAACGGCAACATTGAAATGGATCTGTACGGCGGCTACAAATTTGCCATTGCTCCCGATCTGACCGGTGATGTCGGTGTGCTGCATTACTACTATCCAGGCGCAGAAACTGCAGCCGGCAAAAGCAT
It encodes the following:
- a CDS encoding conserved hypothetical protein; putative exported protein (Evidence 4 : Homologs of previously reported genes of unknown function); amino-acid sequence: MKKLILAAAVMSVFAGSLAHAEDVIPEHTFTGNVTLATDYRFRGLSQTFKEPTIQGGFDYAHSSGFYVGNWNSNVDTSAINNGNIEMDLYGGYKFAIAPDLTGDVGVLHYYYPGAETAAGKSINTTEVYVGATYKWFSAKYSHAVSDFFGVDNSKGSGYLDLGAAFEVAEKTTLSFHVGRQKVRHNSASDYTDYKVGIARDFGFATISLAAIGTNAKDDLPLTKGTKTKKTGDTTAVLSISKAF